From a region of the Macrobrachium nipponense isolate FS-2020 chromosome 3, ASM1510439v2, whole genome shotgun sequence genome:
- the LOC135221808 gene encoding probable ATP-dependent RNA helicase DDX17 isoform X7 — protein MSYRNSRRDDGWSGARSGGGGGAGGYGGGGYGGGRPSLKGRQPGERLRKPKWDLSRLAPFEKNFYQPTPQVLNRSPYEVEQYRNEKEITLRGKNIPNPIQYFTDYNFPDYVMAEIRRQGYEIPTPIQAQGWPISLQGRDFVGIAQTGSGKTLGYILPAIVHINHQPYLERGDGPIALVLAPTRELAQQILTVSQDFGTSSKIRSTCVFGGAPKGPQIRDLERGVEICIATPGRLIDFLEASKTNLRRCTYLVLDEADRMLDMGFEPQIRKIVDQIRPDRQTLMWSATWPKEVRNLAEDFLKDYIQLNVGSLSLSANHNILQIVDVCQEIEKDTKLRQLLNEMAQEKAYKTIIFIETKRKVEEVTRGLRSTGWPAMCIHGDKSQQERDWVLSEFRSGRAPILVATDVAARGLDVDDVKFVINYDYPSCSEDYVHRIGRTGRSDKTGTAYTFFTADNCKQAKDLIDVLKEANQVVNPRLFEIMEMSRHGGGKGRTRWRGRDDDRRGGYGRDRDRDRDRDRDRDRGRMGGGRNGYTNGNGYAY, from the exons ATGTCCTACAGAAACAGCAGACG GGATGATGGGTGGAGCGGTGCGCgaagtggtggtggtggaggcgCTGGCGGATATGGAGGAGGAGGGTATGGAGGTGGTCGACCGTCCTTGAAGGGAAGGCAGCCAGGTGAGCGTTTGCGGAAGCCGAAGTGGGACCTTTCCAGACTAGCCCCTTTCGAGAAGAACTTCTACCAGCCAACACCACAAGTCCTAAACAGATCACCGTACGAAGTAGAACAGTATAG aaatgagaaagaaatcacattaagaggaaaaaatatcCCAAATCCAATTCAGTACTTCACAGACTACAACTTCCCAGATTATGTGATGGCTGAAATTCGTAGACAAGGGTATGAAATTCCAACTCCAATTCAGGCACAAGGGTGGCCCATTTCTCTTCAGGGAAGAGATTTTGTGGGTATTGCACAG ACTGGCTCAGGGAAAACTTTAGGTTATATCCTACCAGCAATTGTACATATAAATCACCAACCATACTTGGAGCGAGGAGATGGCCCCATAGCACTTGTCTTAGCACCAACCAGAGAACTTGCCCAACAAATTTTAACAGTTTCACAGGATTTTGGAACATCCTCTAAGATCCGTTCTACGTGTGTATTTGGAGGTGCACCGAAGGGACCACAAATTCGTGACTTGGAGAGAGGAGTTGAG atctgtaTAGCCACACCTGGAAGACTTATAGATTTCTTAGAGGCCAGTAAAACAAATCTTCGACGATGCACTTACCTAGTTTTAGATGAAGCTGATCGTATGCTCGACATGGGTTTTGAGCCTCAAATAAGAAAGATAGTAGATCAGATCAGA ccgGACAGACAAACATTGATGTGGTCTGCTACGTGGCCCAAGGAAGTTCGGAATCTTGCTGAAGATTTTCTCAAAGATTATATTCAGCTCAATGTTGGCTCTCTATCGTTAAGTGCAAATCACAACATTCTACAGATCGTTGATGTTTGTCAAGAAATTGAAAAAGATACAAA GCTGCGCCAGTTGCTCAATGAGATGGCGCAGGAGAAGGCTTACAAGACTATAATCTTTATCGAGACGAAGAGGAAGGTGGAGGAGGTTACTCGTGGGTTGAGGAGTACTGG GTGGCCTGCCATGTGTATCCATGGTGACAAATCACAGCAAGAGAGGGACTGGGTGTTGAGTG aGTTTCGGTCTGGGAGAGCGCCCATATTAGTCGCCACGGATGTTGCTGCTCGTGGTCTAG ATGTGGATGATGTGAAGTTCGTGATCAACTACGACTACCCATCATGTTCAGAGGATTATGTTCACCGAATCGGTCGAACTGGGAGGTCTGACAAGACTGGAACAGCGTATACTTTCTTCACTGCAGACAATTGCAAACAAGCTAAAGATCTGATAGATGTGTTAAAGGAAGCAAACCAGGTTGTTAACCCACGACTGTTCGAAATCATGGAAATGTCTCGCCATGGTGGCGGCAAAG GTCGAACTCGCTGGAGGGGCCGTGACGATGACAGAAGGGGAGGTTATGGCCGCGACCGTGACCGCGACCGCGATCGTGACCGTGACCGTGACCGCGGTCGTATGGGTGGCGGAAGGAATGGCTACACCAATGGAAATGGTTATG CTTACTGA
- the LOC135221808 gene encoding uncharacterized protein LOC135221808 isoform X5 — MSYRNSRRDDGWSGARSGGGGGAGGYGGGGYGGGRPSLKGRQPGERLRKPKWDLSRLAPFEKNFYQPTPQVLNRSPYEVEQYRNEKEITLRGKNIPNPIQYFTDYNFPDYVMAEIRRQGYEIPTPIQAQGWPISLQGRDFVGIAQTGSGKTLGYILPAIVHINHQPYLERGDGPIALVLAPTRELAQQILTVSQDFGTSSKIRSTCVFGGAPKGPQIRDLERGVEICIATPGRLIDFLEASKTNLRRCTYLVLDEADRMLDMGFEPQIRKIVDQIRPDRQTLMWSATWPKEVRNLAEDFLKDYIQLNVGSLSLSANHNILQIVDVCQEIEKDTKLRQLLNEMAQEKAYKTIIFIETKRKVEEVTRGLRSTGWPAMCIHGDKSQQERDWVLSEFRSGRAPILVATDVAARGLDVDDVKFVINYDYPSCSEDYVHRIGRTGRSDKTGTAYTFFTADNCKQAKDLIDVLKEANQVVNPRLFEIMEMSRHGGGKGRTRWRGRDDDRRGGYGRDRDRDRDRDRDRDRGRMGGGRNGYTNGNGYGTSHQRAGGFNQYGSGGKSNYTPNGVGESRSRYGGPPPLMGTGPAKGSMSQTGASGQMNGPQRPAVQNQGNNMALMNQAASMGGTVNGGLGMMGAMPGALSWPRQ; from the exons ATGTCCTACAGAAACAGCAGACG GGATGATGGGTGGAGCGGTGCGCgaagtggtggtggtggaggcgCTGGCGGATATGGAGGAGGAGGGTATGGAGGTGGTCGACCGTCCTTGAAGGGAAGGCAGCCAGGTGAGCGTTTGCGGAAGCCGAAGTGGGACCTTTCCAGACTAGCCCCTTTCGAGAAGAACTTCTACCAGCCAACACCACAAGTCCTAAACAGATCACCGTACGAAGTAGAACAGTATAG aaatgagaaagaaatcacattaagaggaaaaaatatcCCAAATCCAATTCAGTACTTCACAGACTACAACTTCCCAGATTATGTGATGGCTGAAATTCGTAGACAAGGGTATGAAATTCCAACTCCAATTCAGGCACAAGGGTGGCCCATTTCTCTTCAGGGAAGAGATTTTGTGGGTATTGCACAG ACTGGCTCAGGGAAAACTTTAGGTTATATCCTACCAGCAATTGTACATATAAATCACCAACCATACTTGGAGCGAGGAGATGGCCCCATAGCACTTGTCTTAGCACCAACCAGAGAACTTGCCCAACAAATTTTAACAGTTTCACAGGATTTTGGAACATCCTCTAAGATCCGTTCTACGTGTGTATTTGGAGGTGCACCGAAGGGACCACAAATTCGTGACTTGGAGAGAGGAGTTGAG atctgtaTAGCCACACCTGGAAGACTTATAGATTTCTTAGAGGCCAGTAAAACAAATCTTCGACGATGCACTTACCTAGTTTTAGATGAAGCTGATCGTATGCTCGACATGGGTTTTGAGCCTCAAATAAGAAAGATAGTAGATCAGATCAGA ccgGACAGACAAACATTGATGTGGTCTGCTACGTGGCCCAAGGAAGTTCGGAATCTTGCTGAAGATTTTCTCAAAGATTATATTCAGCTCAATGTTGGCTCTCTATCGTTAAGTGCAAATCACAACATTCTACAGATCGTTGATGTTTGTCAAGAAATTGAAAAAGATACAAA GCTGCGCCAGTTGCTCAATGAGATGGCGCAGGAGAAGGCTTACAAGACTATAATCTTTATCGAGACGAAGAGGAAGGTGGAGGAGGTTACTCGTGGGTTGAGGAGTACTGG GTGGCCTGCCATGTGTATCCATGGTGACAAATCACAGCAAGAGAGGGACTGGGTGTTGAGTG aGTTTCGGTCTGGGAGAGCGCCCATATTAGTCGCCACGGATGTTGCTGCTCGTGGTCTAG ATGTGGATGATGTGAAGTTCGTGATCAACTACGACTACCCATCATGTTCAGAGGATTATGTTCACCGAATCGGTCGAACTGGGAGGTCTGACAAGACTGGAACAGCGTATACTTTCTTCACTGCAGACAATTGCAAACAAGCTAAAGATCTGATAGATGTGTTAAAGGAAGCAAACCAGGTTGTTAACCCACGACTGTTCGAAATCATGGAAATGTCTCGCCATGGTGGCGGCAAAG GTCGAACTCGCTGGAGGGGCCGTGACGATGACAGAAGGGGAGGTTATGGCCGCGACCGTGACCGCGACCGCGATCGTGACCGTGACCGTGACCGCGGTCGTATGGGTGGCGGAAGGAATGGCTACACCAATGGAAATGGTTATGGTACGTCTCACCAGAGGGCTGGAGGATTTAACCAGTATGGAAGCGGAGGCAAAAGCAATTACACGCCTAATGGTGTGGGTGAGAGCCGAAGCCGATATGGCGGTCCTCCTCCTCTAATGGGTACTGGTCCTGCCAAAGGAAGTATGAGCCAAACAGGTGCCTCAGGCCAGATGAATGGCCCCCAGCGTCCAGCCGTCCAGAATCAGGGAAACAACATGGCATTGATGAACCAAGCCGCCTCCATGGGTGGTACAGTTAATGGTGGCCTCGGCATGATGGGGGCCATGCCTGGTGCACTTTCCTGGCCGCGGCAGTAA
- the LOC135221808 gene encoding uncharacterized protein LOC135221808 isoform X1 produces MRLKRSLGLPVVHRSRSRSRSRDRDRDRDRDRDRRRDRDDGWSGARSGGGGGAGGYGGGGYGGGRPSLKGRQPGERLRKPKWDLSRLAPFEKNFYQPTPQVLNRSPYEVEQYRNEKEITLRGKNIPNPIQYFTDYNFPDYVMAEIRRQGYEIPTPIQAQGWPISLQGRDFVGIAQTGSGKTLGYILPAIVHINHQPYLERGDGPIALVLAPTRELAQQILTVSQDFGTSSKIRSTCVFGGAPKGPQIRDLERGVEICIATPGRLIDFLEASKTNLRRCTYLVLDEADRMLDMGFEPQIRKIVDQIRPDRQTLMWSATWPKEVRNLAEDFLKDYIQLNVGSLSLSANHNILQIVDVCQEIEKDTKLRQLLNEMAQEKAYKTIIFIETKRKVEEVTRGLRSTGWPAMCIHGDKSQQERDWVLSEFRSGRAPILVATDVAARGLDVDDVKFVINYDYPSCSEDYVHRIGRTGRSDKTGTAYTFFTADNCKQAKDLIDVLKEANQVVNPRLFEIMEMSRHGGGKGRTRWRGRDDDRRGGYGRDRDRDRDRDRDRDRGRMGGGRNGYTNGNGYGTSHQRAGGFNQYGSGGKSNYTPNGVGESRSRYGGPPPLMGTGPAKGSMSQTGASGQMNGPQRPAVQNQGNNMALMNQAASMGGTVNGGLGMMGAMPGALSWPRQ; encoded by the exons GTCTCGCTCCCGTTCTCGTTCCCGCGACCGTGACCGTGATCGTGATCGTGATCGGGATCGTCGTCGTGACAGGGATGATGGGTGGAGCGGTGCGCgaagtggtggtggtggaggcgCTGGCGGATATGGAGGAGGAGGGTATGGAGGTGGTCGACCGTCCTTGAAGGGAAGGCAGCCAGGTGAGCGTTTGCGGAAGCCGAAGTGGGACCTTTCCAGACTAGCCCCTTTCGAGAAGAACTTCTACCAGCCAACACCACAAGTCCTAAACAGATCACCGTACGAAGTAGAACAGTATAG aaatgagaaagaaatcacattaagaggaaaaaatatcCCAAATCCAATTCAGTACTTCACAGACTACAACTTCCCAGATTATGTGATGGCTGAAATTCGTAGACAAGGGTATGAAATTCCAACTCCAATTCAGGCACAAGGGTGGCCCATTTCTCTTCAGGGAAGAGATTTTGTGGGTATTGCACAG ACTGGCTCAGGGAAAACTTTAGGTTATATCCTACCAGCAATTGTACATATAAATCACCAACCATACTTGGAGCGAGGAGATGGCCCCATAGCACTTGTCTTAGCACCAACCAGAGAACTTGCCCAACAAATTTTAACAGTTTCACAGGATTTTGGAACATCCTCTAAGATCCGTTCTACGTGTGTATTTGGAGGTGCACCGAAGGGACCACAAATTCGTGACTTGGAGAGAGGAGTTGAG atctgtaTAGCCACACCTGGAAGACTTATAGATTTCTTAGAGGCCAGTAAAACAAATCTTCGACGATGCACTTACCTAGTTTTAGATGAAGCTGATCGTATGCTCGACATGGGTTTTGAGCCTCAAATAAGAAAGATAGTAGATCAGATCAGA ccgGACAGACAAACATTGATGTGGTCTGCTACGTGGCCCAAGGAAGTTCGGAATCTTGCTGAAGATTTTCTCAAAGATTATATTCAGCTCAATGTTGGCTCTCTATCGTTAAGTGCAAATCACAACATTCTACAGATCGTTGATGTTTGTCAAGAAATTGAAAAAGATACAAA GCTGCGCCAGTTGCTCAATGAGATGGCGCAGGAGAAGGCTTACAAGACTATAATCTTTATCGAGACGAAGAGGAAGGTGGAGGAGGTTACTCGTGGGTTGAGGAGTACTGG GTGGCCTGCCATGTGTATCCATGGTGACAAATCACAGCAAGAGAGGGACTGGGTGTTGAGTG aGTTTCGGTCTGGGAGAGCGCCCATATTAGTCGCCACGGATGTTGCTGCTCGTGGTCTAG ATGTGGATGATGTGAAGTTCGTGATCAACTACGACTACCCATCATGTTCAGAGGATTATGTTCACCGAATCGGTCGAACTGGGAGGTCTGACAAGACTGGAACAGCGTATACTTTCTTCACTGCAGACAATTGCAAACAAGCTAAAGATCTGATAGATGTGTTAAAGGAAGCAAACCAGGTTGTTAACCCACGACTGTTCGAAATCATGGAAATGTCTCGCCATGGTGGCGGCAAAG GTCGAACTCGCTGGAGGGGCCGTGACGATGACAGAAGGGGAGGTTATGGCCGCGACCGTGACCGCGACCGCGATCGTGACCGTGACCGTGACCGCGGTCGTATGGGTGGCGGAAGGAATGGCTACACCAATGGAAATGGTTATGGTACGTCTCACCAGAGGGCTGGAGGATTTAACCAGTATGGAAGCGGAGGCAAAAGCAATTACACGCCTAATGGTGTGGGTGAGAGCCGAAGCCGATATGGCGGTCCTCCTCCTCTAATGGGTACTGGTCCTGCCAAAGGAAGTATGAGCCAAACAGGTGCCTCAGGCCAGATGAATGGCCCCCAGCGTCCAGCCGTCCAGAATCAGGGAAACAACATGGCATTGATGAACCAAGCCGCCTCCATGGGTGGTACAGTTAATGGTGGCCTCGGCATGATGGGGGCCATGCCTGGTGCACTTTCCTGGCCGCGGCAGTAA
- the LOC135221808 gene encoding uncharacterized protein LOC135221808 isoform X3, with product MSYRNSRRSRSRSRSRDRDRDRDRDRDRRRDRDDGWSGARSGGGGGAGGYGGGGYGGGRPSLKGRQPGERLRKPKWDLSRLAPFEKNFYQPTPQVLNRSPYEVEQYRNEKEITLRGKNIPNPIQYFTDYNFPDYVMAEIRRQGYEIPTPIQAQGWPISLQGRDFVGIAQTGSGKTLGYILPAIVHINHQPYLERGDGPIALVLAPTRELAQQILTVSQDFGTSSKIRSTCVFGGAPKGPQIRDLERGVEICIATPGRLIDFLEASKTNLRRCTYLVLDEADRMLDMGFEPQIRKIVDQIRPDRQTLMWSATWPKEVRNLAEDFLKDYIQLNVGSLSLSANHNILQIVDVCQEIEKDTKLRQLLNEMAQEKAYKTIIFIETKRKVEEVTRGLRSTGWPAMCIHGDKSQQERDWVLSEFRSGRAPILVATDVAARGLDVDDVKFVINYDYPSCSEDYVHRIGRTGRSDKTGTAYTFFTADNCKQAKDLIDVLKEANQVVNPRLFEIMEMSRHGGGKGRTRWRGRDDDRRGGYGRDRDRDRDRDRDRDRGRMGGGRNGYTNGNGYGTSHQRAGGFNQYGSGGKSNYTPNGVGESRSRYGGPPPLMGTGPAKGSMSQTGASGQMNGPQRPAVQNQGNNMALMNQAASMGGTVNGGLGMMGAMPGALSWPRQ from the exons ATGTCCTACAGAAACAGCAGACG GTCTCGCTCCCGTTCTCGTTCCCGCGACCGTGACCGTGATCGTGATCGTGATCGGGATCGTCGTCGTGACAGGGATGATGGGTGGAGCGGTGCGCgaagtggtggtggtggaggcgCTGGCGGATATGGAGGAGGAGGGTATGGAGGTGGTCGACCGTCCTTGAAGGGAAGGCAGCCAGGTGAGCGTTTGCGGAAGCCGAAGTGGGACCTTTCCAGACTAGCCCCTTTCGAGAAGAACTTCTACCAGCCAACACCACAAGTCCTAAACAGATCACCGTACGAAGTAGAACAGTATAG aaatgagaaagaaatcacattaagaggaaaaaatatcCCAAATCCAATTCAGTACTTCACAGACTACAACTTCCCAGATTATGTGATGGCTGAAATTCGTAGACAAGGGTATGAAATTCCAACTCCAATTCAGGCACAAGGGTGGCCCATTTCTCTTCAGGGAAGAGATTTTGTGGGTATTGCACAG ACTGGCTCAGGGAAAACTTTAGGTTATATCCTACCAGCAATTGTACATATAAATCACCAACCATACTTGGAGCGAGGAGATGGCCCCATAGCACTTGTCTTAGCACCAACCAGAGAACTTGCCCAACAAATTTTAACAGTTTCACAGGATTTTGGAACATCCTCTAAGATCCGTTCTACGTGTGTATTTGGAGGTGCACCGAAGGGACCACAAATTCGTGACTTGGAGAGAGGAGTTGAG atctgtaTAGCCACACCTGGAAGACTTATAGATTTCTTAGAGGCCAGTAAAACAAATCTTCGACGATGCACTTACCTAGTTTTAGATGAAGCTGATCGTATGCTCGACATGGGTTTTGAGCCTCAAATAAGAAAGATAGTAGATCAGATCAGA ccgGACAGACAAACATTGATGTGGTCTGCTACGTGGCCCAAGGAAGTTCGGAATCTTGCTGAAGATTTTCTCAAAGATTATATTCAGCTCAATGTTGGCTCTCTATCGTTAAGTGCAAATCACAACATTCTACAGATCGTTGATGTTTGTCAAGAAATTGAAAAAGATACAAA GCTGCGCCAGTTGCTCAATGAGATGGCGCAGGAGAAGGCTTACAAGACTATAATCTTTATCGAGACGAAGAGGAAGGTGGAGGAGGTTACTCGTGGGTTGAGGAGTACTGG GTGGCCTGCCATGTGTATCCATGGTGACAAATCACAGCAAGAGAGGGACTGGGTGTTGAGTG aGTTTCGGTCTGGGAGAGCGCCCATATTAGTCGCCACGGATGTTGCTGCTCGTGGTCTAG ATGTGGATGATGTGAAGTTCGTGATCAACTACGACTACCCATCATGTTCAGAGGATTATGTTCACCGAATCGGTCGAACTGGGAGGTCTGACAAGACTGGAACAGCGTATACTTTCTTCACTGCAGACAATTGCAAACAAGCTAAAGATCTGATAGATGTGTTAAAGGAAGCAAACCAGGTTGTTAACCCACGACTGTTCGAAATCATGGAAATGTCTCGCCATGGTGGCGGCAAAG GTCGAACTCGCTGGAGGGGCCGTGACGATGACAGAAGGGGAGGTTATGGCCGCGACCGTGACCGCGACCGCGATCGTGACCGTGACCGTGACCGCGGTCGTATGGGTGGCGGAAGGAATGGCTACACCAATGGAAATGGTTATGGTACGTCTCACCAGAGGGCTGGAGGATTTAACCAGTATGGAAGCGGAGGCAAAAGCAATTACACGCCTAATGGTGTGGGTGAGAGCCGAAGCCGATATGGCGGTCCTCCTCCTCTAATGGGTACTGGTCCTGCCAAAGGAAGTATGAGCCAAACAGGTGCCTCAGGCCAGATGAATGGCCCCCAGCGTCCAGCCGTCCAGAATCAGGGAAACAACATGGCATTGATGAACCAAGCCGCCTCCATGGGTGGTACAGTTAATGGTGGCCTCGGCATGATGGGGGCCATGCCTGGTGCACTTTCCTGGCCGCGGCAGTAA
- the LOC135221808 gene encoding uncharacterized protein LOC135221808 isoform X4, with product MSYRNSRRSRSRSRSRDRDRDRDRDRDRRRDRDDGWSGARSGGGGGAGGYGGGGYGGGRPSLKGRQPGERLRKPKWDLSRLAPFEKNFYQPTPQVLNRSPYEVEQYRNEKEITLRGKNIPNPIQYFTDYNFPDYVMAEIRRQGYEIPTPIQAQGWPISLQGRDFVGIAQTGSGKTLGYILPAIVHINHQPYLERGDGPIALVLAPTRELAQQILTVSQDFGTSSKIRSTCVFGGAPKGPQIRDLERGVEICIATPGRLIDFLEASKTNLRRCTYLVLDEADRMLDMGFEPQIRKIVDQIRPDRQTLMWSATWPKEVRNLAEDFLKDYIQLNVGSLSLSANHNILQIVDVCQEIEKDTKLRQLLEEIMAEKESKIIVFAETKRKVDDLTRRMRREGWPAMCIHGDKSQQERDWVLSEFRSGRAPILVATDVAARGLDVDDVKFVINYDYPSCSEDYVHRIGRTGRSDKTGTAYTFFTADNCKQAKDLIDVLKEANQVVNPRLFEIMEMSRHGGGKGRTRWRGRDDDRRGGYGRDRDRDRDRDRDRDRGRMGGGRNGYTNGNGYGTSHQRAGGFNQYGSGGKSNYTPNGVGESRSRYGGPPPLMGTGPAKGSMSQTGASGQMNGPQRPAVQNQGNNMALMNQAASMGGTVNGGLGMMGAMPGALSWPRQ from the exons ATGTCCTACAGAAACAGCAGACG GTCTCGCTCCCGTTCTCGTTCCCGCGACCGTGACCGTGATCGTGATCGTGATCGGGATCGTCGTCGTGACAGGGATGATGGGTGGAGCGGTGCGCgaagtggtggtggtggaggcgCTGGCGGATATGGAGGAGGAGGGTATGGAGGTGGTCGACCGTCCTTGAAGGGAAGGCAGCCAGGTGAGCGTTTGCGGAAGCCGAAGTGGGACCTTTCCAGACTAGCCCCTTTCGAGAAGAACTTCTACCAGCCAACACCACAAGTCCTAAACAGATCACCGTACGAAGTAGAACAGTATAG aaatgagaaagaaatcacattaagaggaaaaaatatcCCAAATCCAATTCAGTACTTCACAGACTACAACTTCCCAGATTATGTGATGGCTGAAATTCGTAGACAAGGGTATGAAATTCCAACTCCAATTCAGGCACAAGGGTGGCCCATTTCTCTTCAGGGAAGAGATTTTGTGGGTATTGCACAG ACTGGCTCAGGGAAAACTTTAGGTTATATCCTACCAGCAATTGTACATATAAATCACCAACCATACTTGGAGCGAGGAGATGGCCCCATAGCACTTGTCTTAGCACCAACCAGAGAACTTGCCCAACAAATTTTAACAGTTTCACAGGATTTTGGAACATCCTCTAAGATCCGTTCTACGTGTGTATTTGGAGGTGCACCGAAGGGACCACAAATTCGTGACTTGGAGAGAGGAGTTGAG atctgtaTAGCCACACCTGGAAGACTTATAGATTTCTTAGAGGCCAGTAAAACAAATCTTCGACGATGCACTTACCTAGTTTTAGATGAAGCTGATCGTATGCTCGACATGGGTTTTGAGCCTCAAATAAGAAAGATAGTAGATCAGATCAGA ccgGACAGACAAACATTGATGTGGTCTGCTACGTGGCCCAAGGAAGTTCGGAATCTTGCTGAAGATTTTCTCAAAGATTATATTCAGCTCAATGTTGGCTCTCTATCGTTAAGTGCAAATCACAACATTCTACAGATCGTTGATGTTTGTCAAGAAATTGAAAAAGATACAAA ACTCCGGCAGCTCCTTGAGGAAATCATGGCAGAAAAGGAAAGCAAGATCATCGTGTTTGCTGAAACAAAAAGAAAGGTGGACGATTTGACCAGGCGAATGAGACGTGAAGG GTGGCCTGCCATGTGTATCCATGGTGACAAATCACAGCAAGAGAGGGACTGGGTGTTGAGTG aGTTTCGGTCTGGGAGAGCGCCCATATTAGTCGCCACGGATGTTGCTGCTCGTGGTCTAG ATGTGGATGATGTGAAGTTCGTGATCAACTACGACTACCCATCATGTTCAGAGGATTATGTTCACCGAATCGGTCGAACTGGGAGGTCTGACAAGACTGGAACAGCGTATACTTTCTTCACTGCAGACAATTGCAAACAAGCTAAAGATCTGATAGATGTGTTAAAGGAAGCAAACCAGGTTGTTAACCCACGACTGTTCGAAATCATGGAAATGTCTCGCCATGGTGGCGGCAAAG GTCGAACTCGCTGGAGGGGCCGTGACGATGACAGAAGGGGAGGTTATGGCCGCGACCGTGACCGCGACCGCGATCGTGACCGTGACCGTGACCGCGGTCGTATGGGTGGCGGAAGGAATGGCTACACCAATGGAAATGGTTATGGTACGTCTCACCAGAGGGCTGGAGGATTTAACCAGTATGGAAGCGGAGGCAAAAGCAATTACACGCCTAATGGTGTGGGTGAGAGCCGAAGCCGATATGGCGGTCCTCCTCCTCTAATGGGTACTGGTCCTGCCAAAGGAAGTATGAGCCAAACAGGTGCCTCAGGCCAGATGAATGGCCCCCAGCGTCCAGCCGTCCAGAATCAGGGAAACAACATGGCATTGATGAACCAAGCCGCCTCCATGGGTGGTACAGTTAATGGTGGCCTCGGCATGATGGGGGCCATGCCTGGTGCACTTTCCTGGCCGCGGCAGTAA